The genomic window CTAAAACAACATAAGTAACTCCATTTAAAGTATCAACTCTTGTTGTAAATACATCGAAGCTTATATCGGAATTGTCAACTTTGAAAGTAACTTCTGCACCTTTAGATCTTCCAATCCAGTGTTTTTGCATTGATTTAGTTTTTTCTGGCCAATCTAAAGTATCTATTTTATCAAGTAATTCATCAGCATAATCAGTTATTTTAAAGAACCATTGAGTTAAATCTTTTTTCTGAACTTCAGATTCACATCTTTCGCAAAGTCCTTCTACAACTTGTTCATTAGCAAGAACAGTATTACAGCTAGGGCACCAGTTTACAGGAGCTTTTTTTCTATATGCAAGACCTTTTTCATATAATTTTAAAAATAGCCATTGAGTCCATTTATAGTAATCTGGAAGACAAGTCACAACTTCATTTTCCCAATTAAACATTGCCCCCATAGCTCTTAGTTGTTCTTTCATGTTTTTTATATTTTGCATTGTTGAGTCATTAGGATGTATTCCAGTTTTTATTGCATAGTTTTCGGCTGGAAGTCCAAAGGCATCAAATCCCATAGGTTGAAATACATTATATCCTGTCATTTTTTTGAATCTTGCCCAAGAGTCAGTAGGACCATAGTTAAACCAGTGTCCTGCGTGAAGCTTTGCACCTGATGGATAAGAGAACATTTCAAGTACATATAATTTTTCACCTTTAGCATTTTCATCAAATTTGTAAATTTTAGAATTTTCCCATTTGTCTTGCCATTTTTTATCTATTGGTGTTCCATAATTAGACATATGAGTTGACCTCCTTTTGTGTTTTTATATTTTTAAATAAGTTTAGTTATAGATATTATATCTTGACTTTTAATTAATTTTATTAAAAATAAAAAAAACCCTCATCTCAAGATAAGAGACGAAAGCTATAATTCCGTGGTACCACTCTAATTAGGTATAGACCTCACTTTATAATATAACGGTTTAACCGTATCTGTTTTTCACAGATAAGCTCAAAGGCAAGTTCATATTTTATCAATACTGTTTTCCACCTATCAACAGCTCTCTATCATTGAATCAAATATTACTACTCCTTATCAATGCAATACTAGATTTATTCTTTTGCGTCTAATTATAGATTAAATAAAGTTGACTGTCAAGATATTATTTTACTAGGTCGTAAGGCCAGTTTTCTATTGAGTCAAGATTATATACATTAGTATAACCTAAATCATCTAGGATTTTAGCGGCTCTTGCAGAACGATTACCCTTCTGACAGTAAACTACGACTTGTGTGGGTTTAGGTATATTTTTATCTTTAATTTGGCTTTGAAATATTTCTATAGGTATATTTATACTTGTAGGAATTTTTCCTGAATAATATTCCTGAGGGCTTCTAACATCTATGATTATGACAGGAGAAGAAGTAGTAATTAAGTCTCGTACATCAGATGCAGATATGTTTTTATAAGCTTTTGCCGTATAAGGCATTATAAATCCTATAGTTAATACGAATACTACGAAAAAATTGAATGTTTTATGGAAAAAATTTTTTTTTATATGCATGTTTTTACCTCCAAGCTAAAATTCAAGGTTTCCTTTAGTAGTTCTAATGCTATGTTTTAAATTATTTTTTAAATTATACAAAATCAATAATTTACTAAAACATAGCCAAATTTAACTAAGTATAGTTTGCGTTTAAATGTGAAAGTATATACTTAAATATTAGGACGTATTAATAAATTGTTGATAAGAAATCGAACAATATACATATAAACATTTTAAGACCTTTATTGTAAGGTAAGGATGAAGGAATATATTGATTTGTTATAATTTGTTATACTATAATAAAAATGATAATTAATATAACATATTAGGAGATGAGGGATATGACAAATAATAATTTAGAAGAAAAGTCTATGAGCCAAATTATGGATGAAATTGATGAATCTATGAAGCCTATCTATAGTGGAGATTTGATTGATGGAGAGGTTATATCTATAACAGATAGTGAAGTTTTAGTTAATATAGGATATATAACTGATGGAATAATAAAAAAAACTGATGTATGTGATGAAGAAGCTAATTTAAAAGAATTTTTTAAACCGGGAGATAAGATAAAGGTTTATGTGGTCAAACTAAATGATGGTGAAGGAAATGTAGTTTTATCAAAGAAAAAGGCAGACGAAATAATTGTTTGGAATGAATTAAAGAAATTATTTAATGAAGGGGCTACCTTGGAAGTTAAGGTTCATGAGATTGTTAAAGGTGGAGCAGTTGCTTATTTTAAAGGAGTTAGAGCTTTTATACCAGCTTCTCACATTTCTAACTCATTTGTGAAAAATTTAAGTGATTATATTAATAAAACTTTAAAGGTAAAAATAATTGAATTTGATAAAGATAGAAATAAGGTTGTTTTATCAAGAAAAGAAGTTGAAAAAGCTGAAATAGAAATAAAGAAAAAGGATTTGTGGCAATCGCTAAAAAAGGGAGAAAAAAGAACAGGTATAGTAAGAAGACTTGTGAAATTTGGTGCTTTTGTTGATTTAGGAGGAATGGATGGTCTTATTCATAATTCAGATTTATCATGGAAAAGAGTTAACGATCCATCAGAAGTAGTATCTATAGGTGATAAAGTTGAAGTATATGTATTAGATTTTAATAAGGAAAATGGGAAAATTTCTTTAGGATTAAAAGAGGTAGAAGAGGATCCTTGGAATAATGTGAAATATAAAGTTCAGGATATAGTTGAAGGTAAAGTTGTAAGATTACTAGATTTTGGTGCTGTTATAGAAATGGAAGACGGATTAGAAGGACTAGTACATATTAGCGAGATTAGTGAAGAAAATATAGTAAAACCTTCACAAATATTGAATATAGGAGACAAAGTAAAAGTAAAAATATTAGATATAAAAGAAGATGAAAGAAAAATGAGTTTAAGCATTAAAGATGTATCAAAAGGTAGTTTAGAAGACTATGATAAATATAATGATAATGATGAAGGAAATTTTATTTTTGCAGAGTTGTTAAAGAATTTTAAGGATAATAAGTAGTAAAAACAAGTAAGTGCAAAGGTATTGTGCTTACTTGTTTTTGTTAATCTAATGTGGAGGTGGGTTAAATGGGTTTTAGAAGCATAGAGAATAAAAAAGTAAGTCAGTTAGTAATTCAGCAAATTAAAGATTCAATATATGATAAAAAGTTAAAAAAAGGAGATAGACTTCCAACAGTAAGTGAATTACAAAAGACATTAGGAGTTAGCAGAACGTCCATAAGAGAAGCTTTTAGTGCACTAGAATTAATTGGAGTAATAGAAACGAGAACAGGAGAAGGAACATTTATTGCTAATGATGGCGAAGGAATTAAATTTTTAGAACCTTTGTCTTTAATTTTAGCTTTGGAAGAGAATGTAGTTGAAGAATTATTAGAACTTAGACTAGTATTGGAATGTGATTGTATCAGGTTAGCTGTTAATAGAATAACAGATGAAGAATTAGATAATATGAAGAATTATATTGAAATTTTAGAAAATAGTAATGGAAATGAAAAAAGCAGTATAGAAGCGGATATGATGTTTCACTATACTATAGCAAAGGCAAGTAGAAATAAAGTTTTATATCAGGTATTAGCATCTATTTCAGAAGTTATGAATTTTCATATAAAAAATACACGTACAAGATTAGTTTCAGATTCAGTTACAATGAATACATTTATAGAGCAACACTTACAGATTTATAATGCAATGAAAAAAAGAGATGAGGAAGCTGCGTTGGATGCTTTAAAGGGGCATTTAGATTATTTAGATAAACTAATAAATATGAATAAAAATGTATAAATATTGAGCTGAATATTAAATTTTTTTAGATGAAAGGCGAACTAGTATCTAATCTATGTTAAAAAATAAACATTTTAAAATATTCATAATTCATTGCAAAATCATGAATAAAAATGGTATATTATATTTAAGTGGCGTTGTATTTTCTATGTGGTCATACCAATTTGAAAAAATTAACACACACAGGAGGGGTTTTATGTTAAAATTCGATTTGCCTTATGGAAAAGGACAGATGAAAATAAATGTTCCTAAGGATAGAGTAGCTGGAGTGTTAGTATCTAAGGCTCATCATTTTAAACCAGAAGGGACAGAAGAGGAAATTGTAAGAAAAGCTTTAGAAAATCCTATTGAAAGTAAATCTTTAAGAGAATTAGTAAGAGGAAAAGAAAACGTTGTCATAATTTCTAGTGACCATACAAGGCCAGTTCCAAGTCATGTAACTATGCCGATTTTATTAGAAGAGATAAGAACAGGTAATCCTAATGCAAAAATATCTATTTTAGTTGCAACAGGTATGCATAGACCAACTACTAAGGAAGAGCTTATAAATAAATATGGTGAAGAAATTGCAAATAATGAGAATATTATAATCCATGATAGTTGTGATGAAGCTTCTTTAGTTAAAATAGGAACTCTTCCATCAGGAGGGGAATTAATAATAAATAAACACGCAGTAGAAGCAGATTTACTGATTTCAGAAGGATTTATTGAACCTCACTTCTTTGCGGGTTTTTCAGGAGGAAGAAAATCTGTATTACCAGGAATAGCTAGTAAAGCAACTATTCTTGCAAACCACTGTTCAGAATTTGTGGGAAGCAATAAGGCTAGAACAGGAAAATTAGAAGGAAATCCAATACACAAAGATATGTTGTATGCTGCAGAAAAAGCTAATTTAGCATTTATTTTAAATGTTGTAATAGATGCTGATAAGAAGATTATAGCAGCTTTCTCAGGAAATCGTGAAAAAGCGCACTATACTGGATGTGAATTTGTTAAAGACCTTGCTGGAGTAGATGCTGTAAAAGCAGATATTGCAATTACTACTAATGGTGGATATCCATTAGATCAAAATATGTATCAAACTGTTAAAGGATTAACTGCGGCAGAAGCTACTTTAAAAGAAAAGGGTGTTATAATAATGGCATCAGAATGTAGTGATGGTCATGGTGGACAAGAATTCTATGAAACATTTAAAAATGCACGATCTGTTAAAGATGTAATGAATGAAATTACAAGTCGAGGTAGAAAAGAAACAATATCTGACCAATGGGAATCTCAAGTTCTATCAAGAGTATTACTTAAATATAAAGTAATACTAGTAACAAGTGCACCAAAAGAAATGATAGAAGATATGCATATGGCAGTAGCTCCAAGTGTAGAAAAGGCTATTGAAATGGCAGACGAATATTTAGGAAATAAAAATGGTAAAATTACAGTTATACCAGATGGAGTTTCCGTAGTAGTTAGAGGATAGTTAGTTGTAAATATTATAATCTATTTTAAAATATATACTAAAATAAAAAATCCAAAACCTTTAAGGTTTTGGATTTTTTATTGGCTGCCCAAGCAGGATTCGAACCTGCGAATGCTTGAGTCAGAGTCAAGTGCCTTGCCGCTTGGCTATTGGGCAATAAGGCTAACAATAAAATTATAGCACTTTTTAAGTAGTTGTCAACATGTTAGTGATTTATTTTGATATATTTTAAAAATTATAGTTTTTTTACTAATAATTACATAGAACTATTATTATATTCTTTAATAATATCATAAATAGTTTTAGAAGTAGTATCAGTTAAAGAGTATCCAAGTAATTCAACAACTTCTTTTAACTCATCTTCTTTTAAAGTTTCAATCTCTATATAAGGAAATGGACAAAAGTTCTTATCATTTATATCAATTTCTATTAATGTATTTTTATATTTATAACTTTCTCTATACTTTTTTATGGATTCTATAAGTTTCAATCCTAAAGATTTAAATATATTTTCTCCTTGAATATAATCACTTATTTCTATTTCGTTTTCCTCCATAACTTTATATTTTTCTTGACTAAGCATTTTTTTAGTTGTCATGTAAATACGTGTGATATTAAGAAGTTTATCATCAACTATCCTAATTCTAGCATAACCCTTATCATTCAATAATTTCTTATCTGGAAAATCATATATGTTATTAATTTGATTTTCTTGTTTTACTTTCACAGCTTTTATGTTTTTTAACTTTTTACGTATATCATTAATGTCTATATTTATTATCCTAGTTTCCATTTCATGCATTATTATCACTCCTACCACAAAATATCTGTCACATCTTTGGATTGTTATTTATTTTTATATGTCTAATAAGATTATAACATAACTGAAAAATGTTGCGTCGCAACATTTTTTAGTTGTGTTATAATAAATCTTAAAGTTTAATTACAAGTTTATTTTTATAGGATATAAAGAGGTGGTTAGAGAATGGAATATATAAATGACATTACAGTGAATGAAGCTATAGTTCATATTTTAGACAATAATTCTGATGAGGCAATTTTAAATGAATATACGTTAGACTTAAACGAAGAAATATACACTTTTTTAAATAAGCATGTACAAAAGTGCCTTAATGATGAAGAACTTAAATATGCTATTTTTAATGAAGAAAGAAATATAGTAAAGGACTTATCTAAGGAATTCTTATATGGAGAGTGTGATTTTTTAGAAGTTTCAAGAGAACTTGCAAGGCAGCTTTTTTTATTAATGAGATCAAAAGGAAATATTTCTTCTTGTGATCTTATAATTTTATCAATATCTACGGAGTATGGTCCTCTTCTTGGAATTTTAAAAATGGATTATATAAAAAATTATGTGCATACTGTTGATTTTGTAGACAATAAAATAGATATAAATATAATACCTCAATATACAGGATTGCCGGGAAGTGGCCAAAGGCTTCAGAAATGCGCCTTTATAAAGCCAATTAGCGATGAAGCTAAGTTTCATCTTATGGTTATAGATAAACAAAATAAAAAAGATAAAGAAGAATATGGATCCAATTATTTCATAAATAATTATCTTGGATGTAAGATAATTGATAATGAAAGAGATATGACAAAAAGTTTTGTTCAAGCAGCAGAAAAATGGACTAGAACAAATCTTAAGGAGAATGCAGAAGCTCAAGAAGTAGTAAGAAGTACTATTAAGAAAAAATTAAGAGAAGAAGAAAATATAGATGTAAAATCTGTTGCTGATGAAATTTTTGATAAGCAACCAGAAACTAAGCAAAATTTTGTTGAATTTGTTAAGGAACAAGGTGGGGTTGAGAATATTGAAGTTGATAAACAATGGGTTGAAAAGAAATTAAAAAGAATAAGATTAAAGATAGATAAAGATATTGATTTATATATAAATGAGGAAGCTTATAGTGATAATAGTAGATTTGAGATTATTAGAAATGGTGATGGTACAATAAATATGACGATAAAACACGTATCTAATTATGTAGAAAAGTAATTTGTAAATTTTAAAGAATGGCTTGAAATTAAATTAAGAGGTATATTGAAAGTGCACAATATACCTCTTAAATATAAGAATATGTTTTGAATTATATGAAATAAATAATTTATTAAAACATAATTAAGTACAAAGTTAATTAAAGAGTATTTGCAGAACCTAAGATATTTTCAATTTTATCTTCTACAAGTTTTTGAATAAGATCTCTTCCAGCTCCGCAGTATTTTCTTGGATCAAATTCAGATGGTTTTTCACCAAATACTTTTCTTACACCTGCAGTCATTGCAAGTCTTAAGTCAGTATCCATATTTATTTTACATACAGCCATTGAAGATGCTTTTCTTAACATGTCAGCAGGAACACCTTTTGCTTTTGAAGGAATTTCTCCACCATATTTATTGCAAGTTTCAACTAATGAAGAATCAACAGCAGAAGCTCCATGAAGAACTATTGGGAATCCAGGTAGTTTTTGTTGGATTTCTTCTAAAATATCAAATCTTAACTTAGCTTCTCCTTCAAACTTGAAAGCACCATGACTTGTTCCTATAGCTATAGCTAAAGAATCAACACCTGTTCTATTAACAAAATCAACTGCTTGGTCTGGATCAGTATAAATGTGTACATCACTTTTAACATCATCTTCTATACCAGCTAAAACACCAAGCTCAGCTTCTACAACTACACCATGTGCATGAGCATAATCAACAATTTCTTTAGTTTTAGCTACGTTTTCTTCATATTCAAAATGAGAACCATCAAACATAACTGAAGTAAAACCGCTTTCTACACATAATTTTACAGTTTCAAAATCTGGACCATGATCTAAGTGTAAAGCTACATCTATTCCAGTATCAGCTACTGCAGCATCTACCATAGCTTTTAAATATTTAGGACCAGCATAGTTTAGTGCTCCCTTTGAAACTTGAAGAATAACAGGAGATTGCTTTACTTTAGCTCCATTAACAACACCTTGAAGGATTTCCATATTGTTAATGTTAAAAGCTCCTATTGAATATTTTCCTTCGTAAGCTTTTTTAAACATTTCTTTAGTAGTTATTAATGCCATACAAATTCCACCTTCCAAATAAAATATTAACGGGATTTTTTTTGTCCATGTGGGACAAAAACGCTCACGTTTATTATAACCTAAGATCTTTAATTTTACCATACTAACCCACAAGATAATTATATATTAAATAACAAAAAAATTAAAACAAAAATGTTAAAATATATTCTGAAATGTTAATTTTTGGTAATCAATTATATCATCCATTAAAAATTTTAAAGTATGTACTGAAGCTAAAGAATTACTTTTATCTTTACATTTTGTATATTGAGTTAATTTTAGTGCTTCTGTGTAAACTGTATCTATATGATGATGATCTACAAAAATTGCAATGATTTTAGAATCCTTTTCCCAACTATCTAAAAAAGTATTAGATAATTTATAAGCATCTTCCCAATCATTATTTATAAGTACATTTTCCAAATTAGATGCTTCCATTTTATAGAAATTACATGTTTTTTCAATATATTTTATAGAAAATATTATACCAAATATTAGAAATATAAAAATAGTAAAAGAAGCTATTACATTTTTCATTTATTAAAACTCCTTTTCATTAAAAATATTTACCATAAGTATAGCTTAAGGAAATATTAGTAATTAATATAATATCCTTAGAAAATATACTCTAAACTATAAAGTTGTAGAAAATGTCTAATCTTTTAATTGAAAATAAAATTTATTTTTAGAATCTAAAAGACCTATAAAAACTTTACTTGCATTTTCAATTTTATTATGTTTAAGTTGATTATCTAACCAAGTTATATCTTTGTTTATTATTTTTAAATTTTCTTTACATATTTGTCCATCTAAAATTAAGGTTACAGGAAGTATGTCTTGTTGGAATTTTAGATTTAAATCTTTTCTTGAAGCTGGGACAGTATCTGTTCTTGGTAAGATCGATAATTCTCCACTAGTTTCTAAAACTGCGTATTCTACATCTTGTAAGTTATAAAATCCTTTTAAACGCAGTTCCTCCATCAAGTCATTAAAACTTAATCTTTGATGTCTTAATTCATTTACATCAATTTTACCTTTATTTATTAGTATACTAGGTTTACCACATATTATTTTTCTAAATAAATCACTTTTTAATTCGAGAATTGTTATAATAGTTTGAAGAATTAATAAAGTTATGATGGGAATTATTCCATGAATAAGTGGCATTCCTAAGTCTTGCATAGGTAATGAAGCTAATTCAGATACCATAATAGCTATGGCAAGTTCAAAAGGTTCTAATTCACCTATTTGTCTTTTACCCATCAAACGCATTGTTAAAAGTACTAATGAATATAATATGGCTGTTCTTATCATTACGGTAAACATTTAATCACCTCTTAAATAAACTTCTTCAATTATTTATTTTTTTCAAAAAATCTTTAAATATGAGTGGTAATAACACACTTTTCTGTATATATAAAGTATAATGGCAATATGATTAAATTTTTATTGTAAAATCTATAATAAGTAGTAGGAAGCAATATGCAGTAGGAGGAATAATATGGATAAAATAGAGTTAGTTTTGAAAAAAGAAAAGAAAATTATAATAGAACAAGGAACTACTTTACACAAAGTAATACAAGATAATAATTTAAATAAGAAAAATACCTGTATACTGGGAAGTATAAATGGTAAGTTAAAGGAACTTAGTGAAACTATAGAGGAAAATGGTGAATTTAAGTGTGTGGACATAAGTAATGGAATTGCCAGATTAGCTTATTTAAGAACTGCCCAATTTATATTAATTAAAGCTGTATATGAATTATATCCAGAAGCTTCTATAACTATTGAACACTCAATAAGTAAGGGGATTTTTGGAGAAATCCACAAGAAAACTCCTCTTACAATAAATGAAGTAAAAACTATAAAGAATAGAATGTGTAAAATAATAGAAAAAAATATACAAATAAATAAAGTTTCTGTTTCAAAAGAAAAAGCTATAGGAATTTTCCAAAATTATAAAATGGATGACAAAATCAGATTATTAAATAATATTAAAGCGGATGAAGTTAAGCTTTATGAATTAGATGGAAGATATGATTATTTTTATGGACCAATGGCTTATTCTACTGCAGCAATTAAAGTTTTTGATTTAATGTATTATGAACCTGGTTTTATATTAAGAATTCCAGCTTCTGAGAATCCAGATGAACTTCCTAATTTTGTAGATCATCCTAAATTATCTAAAATATTTTATGAAACGGAGCAATGGGGGAAAATATTAGGTGTTGCTGATGTGGGAGCATTAAATAATATGGTTTCTAATGGAGAAATAGGAACTATGATAAGGGTGACAGAAGCGCTTCATGAAAAGAAAATAGCTTATATAGCAGATATGATCGCTAAGAGAAATCAAACTAAAATAGTATTGATAGCGGGTCCATCTTCTTCTGGAAAAACTACTTTTACTAAAAGATTAGGTATACAATTAAGAGTTAATGGATTAATTCCTATAGAAATTTCTTTAGATGATTACTTTGTTGATAGAGAGCATACTCCAAAAGATGAAAATGGAGATTATAATTTTGAGTCTATTTATGCTTTAGACTTAGAGCTTTTCAATAAAAATTTATGCCAACTTATGAATGGAGAAGAGGTAGTTATACCTACTTATGATTTTTTAACAGGTAAAAGGAAATGGGATAAAAATCCTCTCAAACTTCCACATAATGGAATTTTGTTAATAGAAGGAATTCATGGTCTAAATGAAATGCTTACAGCATCTATTAACAAAAATAATAAGTTTAAGATATATATAAGTGCATTAACCCAATTGAACGTGGACAACCACAATAGAATTTCTACTACAGATGTTAGAATTATAAGAAGAATAGTTAGGGATTATCTTTCAAGGGGTTATTTAGGTGAAGATACTTTGAAAATGTGGCCTTCAATAAGAAGAGGAGAGGAAAATAATATCTTTGTATTCCAAGAAGAAGCGGATATTATGTTTAATTCAAATTTAGTATATGAACTTTGTATTCTAAAAAGATATGCTGAAAAGGAGCTTGCTAAAGTTAAGGAAGATAGTCCTGTATATTACGAAGCTATGAGATTAAAAAGCTTTTTAAATTTCTTTAAGGATGTAGATAAAGACTTAGTTCCAGAAAATTCTATATTAAGAGAGTTCATAGGAGGAAGCTGTTTTTATAAGTACTAAAAGAAAAATGTTGCGACGCAACATTTTTCTTTTATGCTATAATACTTATTGAAAAATAGATTTTATATAACAATATATTAGGGATATAAAGGAGGAATACATGTGTATATAGGAGTTGATTTAGGAGGAACTAATATAGCGGTTGGAATA from Clostridium sp. MB40-C1 includes these protein-coding regions:
- a CDS encoding rhodanese-like domain-containing protein yields the protein MHIKKNFFHKTFNFFVVFVLTIGFIMPYTAKAYKNISASDVRDLITTSSPVIIIDVRSPQEYYSGKIPTSINIPIEIFQSQIKDKNIPKPTQVVVYCQKGNRSARAAKILDDLGYTNVYNLDSIENWPYDLVK
- the rpsA gene encoding 30S ribosomal protein S1 — translated: MTNNNLEEKSMSQIMDEIDESMKPIYSGDLIDGEVISITDSEVLVNIGYITDGIIKKTDVCDEEANLKEFFKPGDKIKVYVVKLNDGEGNVVLSKKKADEIIVWNELKKLFNEGATLEVKVHEIVKGGAVAYFKGVRAFIPASHISNSFVKNLSDYINKTLKVKIIEFDKDRNKVVLSRKEVEKAEIEIKKKDLWQSLKKGEKRTGIVRRLVKFGAFVDLGGMDGLIHNSDLSWKRVNDPSEVVSIGDKVEVYVLDFNKENGKISLGLKEVEEDPWNNVKYKVQDIVEGKVVRLLDFGAVIEMEDGLEGLVHISEISEENIVKPSQILNIGDKVKVKILDIKEDERKMSLSIKDVSKGSLEDYDKYNDNDEGNFIFAELLKNFKDNK
- a CDS encoding FadR/GntR family transcriptional regulator, which produces MGFRSIENKKVSQLVIQQIKDSIYDKKLKKGDRLPTVSELQKTLGVSRTSIREAFSALELIGVIETRTGEGTFIANDGEGIKFLEPLSLILALEENVVEELLELRLVLECDCIRLAVNRITDEELDNMKNYIEILENSNGNEKSSIEADMMFHYTIAKASRNKVLYQVLASISEVMNFHIKNTRTRLVSDSVTMNTFIEQHLQIYNAMKKRDEEAALDALKGHLDYLDKLINMNKNV
- the larA gene encoding nickel-dependent lactate racemase, with translation MLKFDLPYGKGQMKINVPKDRVAGVLVSKAHHFKPEGTEEEIVRKALENPIESKSLRELVRGKENVVIISSDHTRPVPSHVTMPILLEEIRTGNPNAKISILVATGMHRPTTKEELINKYGEEIANNENIIIHDSCDEASLVKIGTLPSGGELIINKHAVEADLLISEGFIEPHFFAGFSGGRKSVLPGIASKATILANHCSEFVGSNKARTGKLEGNPIHKDMLYAAEKANLAFILNVVIDADKKIIAAFSGNREKAHYTGCEFVKDLAGVDAVKADIAITTNGGYPLDQNMYQTVKGLTAAEATLKEKGVIIMASECSDGHGGQEFYETFKNARSVKDVMNEITSRGRKETISDQWESQVLSRVLLKYKVILVTSAPKEMIEDMHMAVAPSVEKAIEMADEYLGNKNGKITVIPDGVSVVVRG
- a CDS encoding class IV adenylate cyclase, with protein sequence MHEMETRIINIDINDIRKKLKNIKAVKVKQENQINNIYDFPDKKLLNDKGYARIRIVDDKLLNITRIYMTTKKMLSQEKYKVMEENEIEISDYIQGENIFKSLGLKLIESIKKYRESYKYKNTLIEIDINDKNFCPFPYIEIETLKEDELKEVVELLGYSLTDTTSKTIYDIIKEYNNSSM
- a CDS encoding nucleoid-associated protein, coding for MEYINDITVNEAIVHILDNNSDEAILNEYTLDLNEEIYTFLNKHVQKCLNDEELKYAIFNEERNIVKDLSKEFLYGECDFLEVSRELARQLFLLMRSKGNISSCDLIILSISTEYGPLLGILKMDYIKNYVHTVDFVDNKIDINIIPQYTGLPGSGQRLQKCAFIKPISDEAKFHLMVIDKQNKKDKEEYGSNYFINNYLGCKIIDNERDMTKSFVQAAEKWTRTNLKENAEAQEVVRSTIKKKLREEENIDVKSVADEIFDKQPETKQNFVEFVKEQGGVENIEVDKQWVEKKLKRIRLKIDKDIDLYINEEAYSDNSRFEIIRNGDGTINMTIKHVSNYVEK
- the fba gene encoding class II fructose-1,6-bisphosphate aldolase — encoded protein: MALITTKEMFKKAYEGKYSIGAFNINNMEILQGVVNGAKVKQSPVILQVSKGALNYAGPKYLKAMVDAAVADTGIDVALHLDHGPDFETVKLCVESGFTSVMFDGSHFEYEENVAKTKEIVDYAHAHGVVVEAELGVLAGIEDDVKSDVHIYTDPDQAVDFVNRTGVDSLAIAIGTSHGAFKFEGEAKLRFDILEEIQQKLPGFPIVLHGASAVDSSLVETCNKYGGEIPSKAKGVPADMLRKASSMAVCKINMDTDLRLAMTAGVRKVFGEKPSEFDPRKYCGAGRDLIQKLVEDKIENILGSANTL
- a CDS encoding DUF4363 family protein, which encodes MKNVIASFTIFIFLIFGIIFSIKYIEKTCNFYKMEASNLENVLINNDWEDAYKLSNTFLDSWEKDSKIIAIFVDHHHIDTVYTEALKLTQYTKCKDKSNSLASVHTLKFLMDDIIDYQKLTFQNIF
- a CDS encoding DUF421 domain-containing protein yields the protein MFTVMIRTAILYSLVLLTMRLMGKRQIGELEPFELAIAIMVSELASLPMQDLGMPLIHGIIPIITLLILQTIITILELKSDLFRKIICGKPSILINKGKIDVNELRHQRLSFNDLMEELRLKGFYNLQDVEYAVLETSGELSILPRTDTVPASRKDLNLKFQQDILPVTLILDGQICKENLKIINKDITWLDNQLKHNKIENASKVFIGLLDSKNKFYFQLKD
- a CDS encoding nucleoside kinase gives rise to the protein MDKIELVLKKEKKIIIEQGTTLHKVIQDNNLNKKNTCILGSINGKLKELSETIEENGEFKCVDISNGIARLAYLRTAQFILIKAVYELYPEASITIEHSISKGIFGEIHKKTPLTINEVKTIKNRMCKIIEKNIQINKVSVSKEKAIGIFQNYKMDDKIRLLNNIKADEVKLYELDGRYDYFYGPMAYSTAAIKVFDLMYYEPGFILRIPASENPDELPNFVDHPKLSKIFYETEQWGKILGVADVGALNNMVSNGEIGTMIRVTEALHEKKIAYIADMIAKRNQTKIVLIAGPSSSGKTTFTKRLGIQLRVNGLIPIEISLDDYFVDREHTPKDENGDYNFESIYALDLELFNKNLCQLMNGEEVVIPTYDFLTGKRKWDKNPLKLPHNGILLIEGIHGLNEMLTASINKNNKFKIYISALTQLNVDNHNRISTTDVRIIRRIVRDYLSRGYLGEDTLKMWPSIRRGEENNIFVFQEEADIMFNSNLVYELCILKRYAEKELAKVKEDSPVYYEAMRLKSFLNFFKDVDKDLVPENSILREFIGGSCFYKY